The Novipirellula artificiosorum genome includes a window with the following:
- a CDS encoding sulfatase family protein, translating into MIYTDDHGYSDLSCQGIFEDVATPNIDALATGGARMTDGYCTAPQCAPSRAGLISGVYQNRFGMEANGAYSEGDVLDRFRTMQNLPKRLKQAGYVTGMAGKSHLGSNDSGDIARLGFDKVLIKRSKTPGHWNMNLQGEDISPQERKGGGYHLELVTDFACTFIDRFKDKPFFFYAAYRAPHVPLDPPPKYLKRFPGKMPERRRKALAMLSAVDDGVGKMMQLLRRHQLEEDTLIFVISDNGAPLKLHKLDAPTGPGWDGSLNDPLNGEKGMLTEGGIRVPFAVYWKGRIPNGQVYSLPVITLDVAATAVAVAGLPRDPELDGVNLIPFLDGSQKAAPHESLFWRWNDQSAMRKGTWKYVRLNEREYLFDLSSDIGESKNLAALHPNVAQEMLEELEQWSTELTPPGIVNRAKPAKRTAGAKYFDWYLDGIRDETKPATDAAKTPLKKKRRYQKRGAG; encoded by the coding sequence GTGATCTACACAGATGATCACGGCTATTCGGATCTCAGCTGCCAGGGCATTTTTGAGGATGTGGCAACGCCCAATATCGATGCGTTGGCGACGGGTGGAGCTCGCATGACCGACGGCTACTGCACCGCACCCCAATGCGCTCCCTCGCGCGCTGGATTGATTTCAGGGGTCTATCAAAACCGTTTTGGAATGGAAGCCAACGGAGCTTACAGTGAAGGCGACGTGTTGGATCGCTTCAGGACGATGCAGAATCTTCCGAAGCGTTTGAAGCAAGCCGGCTACGTCACCGGCATGGCCGGCAAGTCACACCTTGGTTCCAACGACAGTGGAGACATTGCTAGACTCGGATTCGACAAAGTACTGATCAAACGCAGCAAGACGCCTGGTCACTGGAACATGAATCTGCAGGGCGAAGATATCTCGCCACAGGAACGGAAAGGTGGTGGTTATCACCTGGAACTGGTAACCGACTTTGCCTGCACGTTCATCGATCGCTTCAAAGACAAGCCTTTCTTTTTCTACGCTGCCTATCGCGCTCCCCACGTGCCGCTCGATCCCCCACCGAAGTACCTCAAGCGGTTCCCCGGAAAGATGCCGGAACGCCGACGCAAGGCCCTCGCGATGCTTTCGGCGGTCGATGACGGTGTTGGCAAAATGATGCAGTTGCTTCGCCGACACCAACTGGAAGAAGACACGTTGATCTTCGTGATCAGTGACAACGGCGCACCGCTAAAGCTTCATAAACTGGATGCTCCGACCGGACCTGGCTGGGACGGATCTCTGAACGATCCACTCAATGGTGAGAAAGGAATGCTGACCGAAGGCGGAATCCGAGTGCCCTTTGCCGTCTACTGGAAGGGAAGAATTCCAAACGGCCAGGTCTACTCGCTGCCTGTGATCACACTAGACGTCGCCGCGACCGCGGTTGCCGTAGCCGGGCTGCCGAGAGATCCTGAACTTGATGGAGTGAATCTGATTCCGTTCCTGGACGGCAGTCAGAAAGCGGCGCCTCATGAATCGCTCTTCTGGCGTTGGAATGATCAGTCAGCAATGCGCAAGGGGACCTGGAAGTATGTGCGGCTGAACGAACGCGAGTATTTGTTTGACCTCAGCAGCGACATCGGAGAATCAAAAAACCTCGCCGCGTTGCATCCAAATGTCGCGCAAGAGATGCTGGAAGAATTAGAGCAATGGTCGACAGAGTTGACGCCACCGGGAATCGTCAACAGAGCCAAGCCGGCCAAACGCACCGCCGGTGCCAAGTACTTCGACTGGTATCTCGACGGAATTCGGGACGAAACGAAACCAGCTACGGACGCCGCAAAAACTCCGCTGAAGAAAAAGCGACGCTATCAAAAACGCGGCGCAGGATAG